TATAGGTTTTCTCAACtaaactaataacttttatACTTGGATTAGCTAGTGGGCCATCTTACCTGGGCTTTTAGATTGTGATTTGAGGTGGgaccaaagaaaaaataaaaacactatcTCAAATAGGCCTTGAATCTCCGTGTAACTAATGACTAGcacaaagttaccattaatcatactttattttactaaaaaactATGGTTGCAATCTAGGTTGTTATTAAATCAAAGATTTATCCTAAGACTCTATTATATTAGCATTTGGCCCCTCCATAAAATCATTTATAGTGGAACAAAAAAAGTCTACAGTTTAATCTTTtgattattcatatatttatgaaatttatatttagaaACTCTAAATTAAAGTGGTCGGATCCAACACACTAAATAACCAATTCTCATTAAACCTATCTCATTGGAATGTTTTGTGTCtctaaaaacaaattatgaattccgtcttgagaatatgtgtccCTAGAACACTATGTGTAATTGCCTAACATTCCCATGTTTTGACCATGCAAGATCTCACTCCGGTATACATCAAAGCAAGCAAAATTCATGTTTGAATTCATCATCCACTCAAAATTGAGAGTCTATGCAAATAGTAGCAAATAGCAgtcataatttatatatatatatagtaacgtgaacttatatatatatatatatatatatatatatatatatatatatatatatataaaagttcaCGTGACTATattaatagaataataaatctcacagtggtctagTTTAATGTACCCCACATAATTTAAATACACCAACATATTTGTTAATTAGAattctccacttccatgattacGATAAGTCCTCATAATTTATATGTTGTAATctttgcaaatgaaatgcctaatttcatcaccaattTCGAACTAGATCAATAAGTTTATGAGGAACTTATGATTTAGATCTTTTGTATGCGGATTTCATTCTCATACCTATATTACATACAATGCCTCTCATAGATTAGAACATATGACGTTCAAATATTCATGCAAAAAacaatctaaaaaataaaacaacttttattattaaaaaaaataatgctattCAATTGAGTGTTAAGGCACTACTCCTAACAATGATTATCTCAATATGATGATGTTTCTATGTCTGgttaacaaatttattaattaagaaagtaattgagaatatgctttcaaatataataaaatggaggaaaagaatacatgtgactAGTCTTGCTCCTAACTCtatgttgaggatccatagctaACCCCAAAAATTTGGGGTTAAGGCTTGTTGTTGTATGATAGAGGCTTGGTGAATGTGTCGATCGGGTCAAAATCATGTACAAGTTGAAAATAGTTCTGAGTAGAATAAGTTGCTATTTAAGGCCTTCTCGTTGGTATGTATTTATAGAACAACCATACTCTTTCAGTAACAAGTGTGTCTGAATATGTGACCCCTCAGATCTAATTTGTATATTGTTTAAGTGTGtgttgtgtgggtgtgtgatgagtctcaTATCGAGCATTTACTTGGTAGATCTGaactttattaacaattacaaaaATCTTCAATTTTGACTAGTCCCTTTGAGGTATAATGCATATAGGTTGTAAGCGACGACCCACCCAACCTAAAGGGTTAGTTAGATGTTTGGGCCGGGTTTGGTTCAAACGAGTGGGTCTCACTCAAGTTTCAAGTCAATATCGCGTTAAACTCGACACACCCGAtctaaattgttttttctttttcaaatattagTTAACAAATTGTTGGGCTTGAATAATTTTAGAGATGTAATTTGCAAATTTAGAAGTGTAATTTGCAAACACACTAAACTTTAcaggtgtaatttgtaatttaccctaattttaaagagaaagaaTATAAAGTTCAAAACAGTCCCCTCgcacacaaaaacacacacatacccccaaaaaaaaaaaaaataaataaaaataaataaatatatatatatatatatatatatatatatatatatatataaagaggaaGGGACCCACAAATTAACCCGAGACTTGACCTGCCCATTAAACCGAACTTTTGGGCTAGTTAAAAAGTACAGGTTTGAGTTTTATTGGGTTGAGGTGCAGGCCGGGCCTGAAACCGACCTCTTCTCAGCCTTAAACACAAATATGGCTAGCACTTTCCCTTGAATCGTTGCATAATATTTTGATACTTACAAACCATTCAAAATCCATTTTGTTTGTTGGATTGTTATGCTTGTGTTTTATATACCATCTTTGTATTCTTATGTTATAAAATCAGTATCTTTCTCTAATTCTGGTTCATCCTGATTGTTAGGAATCCAAATGTGACGTACTGAAGGTTAACATGTATTGCATTATATGTTAGTACTTCTGATGTGTTGGATTAGTTAGATAAGCTGAAGCTAATGTCAGTTAGTTATGCTGATGTCAAAGTTTCAATTAGTTTGTTAGTACTCTTTAGGCAGGAAATGTTAGGAGTTGTGGAGGGAGAATAGCATATAAGAGGACTAAGAATGAAGGATATCCAGAAAATTAACCAAGCTTGTTCTTTCTATTCTTCACAAGCTCTCCCTATTGCTCAGGAGGTGGTTACCCTTGAAGTAactctcattttctttctcatttcattcttcttttcaTCCATTTCTGAATTGCTAAGAACTTAACACTGATCTTCATCGTATAGATCATGGATTAGTTATTGAATCGTACTTGATGAGATTATGACTGCTCTACTGTACATTGATGATAacaaatattctaaatttacaATTGGGTCTCCAGAAACGCCAAGATTGCCAAACCAGCAGCCCAAACATCTTCGTCCAATACATGCTCTGCAGGGGAATGACTTACGCCTCCCCGACACCGGACAAACAGCATTCCAACCTGTTCAAGTTTTTGTACATTATTATCATATAACATGAAATATCACCTCCTAAAAGTTGACGATGAAGCAAAACAGGACAAACCTTTGTTAAATGAGACATGGCCATTGCATCATGTCCTGCACCACTCATTAAGGTAGGTGTTTCATCTTGAATGTCACCAGCCATTTTCCTGAGTGCAGAGTAAGCTGCAGACTTCAGCTGAGAACTCAATTCAGAATCACAAACCACTGCATTCGCATCATGCTGAAACGTCCACAGCAAACCAGGTTATTGATTATGAGGTTTACAAAAGAAATGCATAATGAGATGAAGTCCCAGACCTTACGATCGATGATACATGAAACAGAACGCCTCTCACATGTTTTATACATCTGATTAGATAATTCATAGATAACAGCTTCACGTCCCATGTCATCAATTGCTCGTAAATCCACAGTGAATGTCACCTTTTTCCAACAAGTCCATTGTGAATTCAGACATAATCAATAAACAAGAAGGTATCCCAATTTGGGCTTTGTTATCGAGATCAGCATAGTCATAGATAAAAGTTCTTACCTGGCCTGGAATGACATTACTTGCACTTGGCCATGTTGATATCTCTCCAACAGTACAGACTAGAGAACTGGAAAGTGATTCCAGTGATATATCATTGCAATGACCATCATAAGATAGAAAATCTTTAGGGTTTTTACAGACACTTTCCAACAGTACTATTAATTCAGCAGCAGCAGCCATAGGATCCTGACGCATAGACATAGGAACAGTTCCGGCATGCCCCTGTGAACCTTTCACTGTAACCTGTAATTATATATGAGGAACAAAAATATCAACAACCAAAGATCATATCAATTTTGATATAAGATCAGC
This portion of the Castanea sativa cultivar Marrone di Chiusa Pesio chromosome 7, ASM4071231v1 genome encodes:
- the LOC142643460 gene encoding allantoate deiminase 1 isoform X3, whose product is MDGGCCWVDQLGNLHGRVEGMNASAEALLIGSHLDTVVDAGIFDGSLGIISALSALKVLNVNGTLGKLRRPIEVIAFSDEEGVRFHSTFLGSAALAGVLPVTALQISDKSGVTVQDALKENSLEITEENLLQLKYDPGSVWGYVEVHIEQGPVLEWLGFPLGVVKGIAGQTRLKVTVKGSQGHAGTVPMSMRQDPMAAAAELIVLLESVCKNPKDFLSYDGHCNDISLESLSSSLVCTVGEISTWPSASNVIPGQVTFTVDLRAIDDMGREAVIYELSNQMYKTCERRSVSCIIDRKHDANAVVCDSELSSQLKSAAYSALRKMAGDIQDETPTLMSGAGHDAMAMSHLTKVGMLFVRCRGGVSHSPAEHVLDEDVWAAGLAILAFLETQL